One segment of Tenrec ecaudatus isolate mTenEca1 chromosome 1, mTenEca1.hap1, whole genome shotgun sequence DNA contains the following:
- the LOC142444799 gene encoding calcium-independent mitochondrial carrier protein SCaMC-3L-like: protein MPPPPSPSQDWNPPNTLLPGPVFSQVADHKQKPATYQQLLDNGEVLMVPMGDARMNKEGAWWKILLSGAVAGTVSRTSTAPLDRTRVHMQVYSSKKHLMNLLGGLRSLIQEGGFRSLWRGNGINVLKIAPEYGIKFLVFEECKAHFGESSNPIFQEDVLAGSLAVAVSQTLINPLEVLKTRLTLGRTGQYDGLGDCVGQILRREGPAAFYRGYAPNMLGIIPYACTDLAVNKMMNNIRVKSRGDNEEHSQAYNIYTQTVSTVCGQMASYPLTLLRTKLQAKDTVEGSKPSMRAIFRDIVAEQGWPGLFRGLTPTLLKVIPAVAISCTVYTTMKSTLGV from the exons ATGCCCCCGCCCCCATCACCCTCCCAGGACTGGAATCCCCCGAACACTCTCCTTCCCGGGCCTGTGTTCAGCCAGGTGGCTGACCACAAACAAAAGCCTGCCACCTACCAGCAG CTGTTGGATAATGGAGAAGTCCTGATGGTCCCCATGGGGGACGCAAGGATGAACAAGGAGGGGGCCTGGTGGAAGATTCTGCTCTCTGGAGCCGTCGCGGGAACCGTGTCCCGCACCAGCACCGCCCCTCTGGACCGGACCCGAGTGCACATGCAG GTTTACTCTTCCAAAAAACACCTTATGAACCTGCTGGGGGGGTTACGGAGCCTGATCCAGGAGGGAGGCTTCCGCTCGCTGTGGCGCGGCAATGGTATAAACGTGCTCAAGATCGCCCCTGAGTATGGGATCAAGTTTCTCGTCTTCGAAGAG TGTAAAGCTCACTTCGGGGAGTCCTCAAACCCCATCTTCCAGGAGGATGTCTTGGCGGGGTCTCTGGCGGTGGCCGTTTCCCAGACGCTCATCAACCCCTTGGAG GTTCTGAAGACCCGCCTCACGCTGGGACGCACAGGACAGTACGATGGCCTAGGGGACTGCGTCGGCCAGATTCTTCGCCGCGAAGGCCCGGCCGCGTTCTATAGGGGTTATGCGCCCAACATGCTAGGCATCATACCGTATGCCTGCACTGACCTGGCTGTCAATAAg ATGATGAACAACATACGGGTAAAGAGCAGAGGGGATAACGAAGAACACAGCCAGGCTTACAACATCTACACACAGACGGTGTCCACAGTGTGTGGCCAGATGGCTAGCTATCCCCTGACGCTATTAAGGACCAAGCTCCAAGCAAAAG ATACTGTGGAGGGCTCAAAGCCCAGCATGCGGGCCATTTTCAGAGACATCGTGGCTGAGCAGGGCTGGCCGGGGCTCTTCCGAGGCCTAACACCCACTCTATTAAAAGTTATCCCGGCTGTGGCCATCAGCTGCACGGTCTATACAACAATGAAAAGCACCCTGGGAGTTTAG